The proteins below come from a single Streptococcus hyointestinalis genomic window:
- a CDS encoding PspC domain-containing protein has protein sequence MKSMFYKKRQNKLLCGVVAGLADKFGWDLPIARVVAALLMYFSGIGIILYILLAIFLPYKEDIERDKYGTGPRKRKDAEVVRDDDGWFW, from the coding sequence ATGAAATCAATGTTTTATAAAAAACGCCAAAACAAACTACTGTGCGGTGTTGTGGCTGGTTTAGCCGATAAGTTTGGCTGGGACTTGCCTATAGCACGTGTAGTGGCAGCGCTTTTGATGTATTTCTCAGGAATTGGGATTATCCTCTACATCTTGCTAGCTATCTTTCTTCCTTACAAAGAAGATATCGAGCGTGATAAGTATGGAACAGGACCTAGAAAACGTAAAGACGCCGAGGTTGTCCGTGATGACGACGGCTGGTTTTGGTAG
- the hprK gene encoding HPr(Ser) kinase/phosphatase: protein MSVTVQMLVDKLKLEIAYGDTSHLEKEITTADISRPGLEMTGYFDYYSPERLQLFGMKEWSYLTKMTSHNRYQVLSEMFQSETPAAIVARNLDIPEEMLRAAKEHNVAILKSHVPTSRLSGEISGYLDSCLAERISVHGVLMDIYGMGVLIQGDSGIGKSETGLELVKRGHRLVADDRVDVFAKDEETLWGEPAEILRHLLEIRGVGIIDIMSLYGASSVKDSSQVQLSIYLENFETGKDFDRLGNGNEEIELSGVKVPRIRIPVKTGRNVSVVIEAAAMNYRAKQMGFDATKTFEERLTKLISQHEENQ, encoded by the coding sequence ATGTCAGTAACAGTACAGATGTTAGTGGATAAGTTGAAGTTGGAGATTGCTTATGGCGATACCTCTCATCTTGAAAAAGAAATCACAACAGCTGATATTTCACGACCTGGTCTTGAGATGACAGGGTATTTTGATTATTATTCCCCTGAGCGCTTGCAGCTCTTTGGGATGAAAGAGTGGTCTTATCTGACCAAGATGACATCGCACAACCGCTATCAGGTCCTAAGCGAGATGTTTCAAAGTGAAACGCCTGCCGCTATTGTCGCTAGAAATTTAGACATTCCAGAGGAGATGCTAAGAGCAGCAAAAGAGCACAATGTCGCTATTTTAAAGAGTCATGTGCCTACTAGCCGTCTCTCAGGAGAAATCTCTGGGTATTTGGATTCTTGCCTAGCTGAGCGTATCAGTGTGCACGGTGTTCTGATGGACATCTATGGCATGGGTGTTTTGATTCAAGGGGACTCAGGTATCGGAAAGAGCGAGACAGGTTTAGAGCTTGTCAAGAGAGGACATCGCCTAGTAGCTGATGACCGTGTCGATGTTTTTGCCAAAGATGAGGAGACTCTCTGGGGTGAGCCTGCTGAGATTTTAAGACATCTGCTTGAGATCCGTGGTGTAGGTATCATTGACATCATGAGCTTATACGGTGCTAGCTCTGTTAAGGACTCTTCACAAGTGCAACTCTCTATTTATCTTGAAAACTTTGAGACAGGCAAAGACTTTGACCGACTGGGAAATGGCAACGAAGAAATCGAGCTCTCTGGTGTCAAAGTCCCTCGTATCCGCATTCCAGTCAAGACTGGACGCAACGTCTCTGTGGTCATCGAGGCTGCCGCTATGAATTATCGTGCTAAACAAATGGGCTTTGATGCAACAAAGACCTTTGAAGAACGTCTCACAAAACTCATCAGCCAACACGAGGAAAACCAATGA
- the lgt gene encoding prolipoprotein diacylglyceryl transferase, giving the protein MINPIAIQLGPIAIHWYAICIVSGLLLAVYLAMKEGEKKGIRSDDILDFILLAFPIAIVGARIYYVAFEWGYYSQHLDEIIAIWNGGIAIYGGLIAGLLVLLVFSYRRMINPLNFLDVAVPGVMIAQTIGRWGNFINQEAYGKAVDSLNYLPAFIRQQMYIDGSYRVPTFLYESVWNVIGFIIIIATRHKPHLWRQGEITAFYLIWYGCGRFVIEGMRTDSLYFMGMRVSQWLSVLLVIIGIVFIVYRRLKGIGPYYLETKEEN; this is encoded by the coding sequence ATGATTAACCCAATTGCTATTCAGCTAGGTCCAATTGCCATTCATTGGTATGCTATTTGTATTGTTTCTGGCTTGTTGCTTGCTGTTTATCTGGCTATGAAAGAGGGGGAGAAAAAGGGCATTCGCTCTGATGATATTCTAGATTTTATTCTCCTTGCCTTTCCGATAGCTATCGTTGGTGCAAGGATTTATTATGTGGCGTTTGAGTGGGGCTATTATAGCCAGCACTTAGACGAGATTATAGCCATCTGGAATGGCGGTATCGCCATTTATGGAGGCTTGATTGCAGGGCTTCTAGTCTTACTTGTCTTTTCTTATCGCCGCATGATAAATCCTCTCAATTTCTTAGACGTTGCAGTACCAGGTGTGATGATTGCACAAACCATTGGACGGTGGGGAAATTTCATTAACCAAGAAGCCTACGGAAAAGCAGTTGACAGCTTAAACTACTTACCAGCTTTTATCAGGCAGCAGATGTATATTGATGGTAGCTACCGTGTGCCGACCTTTCTCTATGAGTCTGTTTGGAATGTTATCGGCTTTATCATCATAATAGCAACTCGCCACAAGCCTCATCTCTGGAGACAGGGCGAGATTACTGCCTTTTATCTCATCTGGTATGGCTGTGGGCGCTTTGTCATCGAAGGCATGCGCACAGATAGCCTCTACTTTATGGGCATGCGTGTGTCGCAATGGCTATCTGTACTTTTGGTCATTATTGGTATTGTTTTTATCGTTTATCGCCGTCTAAAGGGCATTGGTCCTTACTATTTGGAAACCAAGGAGGAAAACTAA
- a CDS encoding DUF948 domain-containing protein: MEKTAVLIIAIAFAVLVLYAIVLLRKLSNAVDEAKTSLQVLTSDINVTLHQTNDILAKANILVEDVNGKVATIDPLFVAIADLSESVSDLNAQARSLTERASSVTSGVAKASSAFAVGKVASKLFKKKD; this comes from the coding sequence ATGGAGAAAACAGCAGTTCTCATTATCGCTATCGCCTTTGCTGTTTTGGTCTTATATGCGATTGTTTTATTGCGCAAATTGTCAAATGCTGTTGATGAAGCAAAGACAAGTTTACAAGTATTAACAAGTGACATTAACGTCACATTGCATCAAACAAATGACATCCTCGCAAAAGCCAATATCCTAGTCGAAGATGTCAATGGCAAAGTAGCGACAATTGATCCACTGTTTGTTGCCATTGCTGACTTATCAGAGAGTGTGTCAGACCTTAATGCACAAGCACGTAGCCTAACCGAGCGTGCTAGTAGCGTGACAAGTGGCGTTGCTAAAGCCAGCTCTGCCTTTGCTGTTGGTAAGGTAGCCAGCAAGCTGTTTAAGAAAAAGGATTAG